In Vibrio sp. JC009, a single window of DNA contains:
- a CDS encoding tripartite tricarboxylate transporter permease: MDILSVFGSMFWHIFTSPLLILILVGSTFLGIIFGAMPGLTATLGVALLTTLTYGLDNQTALLALLSIYVGGVYGGMYTSILLNIPGTAASAATAMDGYPMAQKGQTGRAFGLATTSSLIGSAIGMVFVALLSPMIAKAALQFTSYEYFLLALFGILISGSLTSPELAIKGWIAGLFGIWLSTIGQDHMQMYPRFTMGMHDLDNGIDVVPVLIGAFGIPQIMSVLESKMKMKSMNAKSIGKLIPDMKTMFKNSRLIGGSALTGVGIGAVPGIGEDIAAWVAYGIARKTSKKPETFGKGAPEGVISTSVANQACVGGAMIPLLSLGIPGSPPAVMLLGALMLHNVAPGPMLLKTNPTFIPEVTAILFAAAIAMWVCGMILSKQVVHILRIPQTLFMPLIAVLCVIGSFALGMRVFNLYLMGVIGIISYFFMKLHVPIAPLVIGVILGPMADTALRTGLKTTGGSLMPMIERPISLILVCIITMIICSQIPAVNKAIRNLFASVKNRLATTSS; the protein is encoded by the coding sequence ATGGACATTTTATCTGTATTCGGAAGTATGTTCTGGCATATTTTCACATCCCCGCTCCTGATACTGATCCTTGTGGGCAGTACCTTTCTGGGGATTATTTTCGGCGCTATGCCTGGCCTGACGGCAACGCTTGGTGTCGCTCTTCTTACAACCTTAACCTATGGTCTGGATAACCAGACAGCACTGCTGGCACTGCTTTCCATCTATGTTGGTGGCGTATATGGCGGTATGTATACCTCGATTCTGCTGAATATTCCGGGCACAGCAGCTTCGGCTGCAACGGCAATGGACGGTTACCCGATGGCGCAAAAAGGCCAGACAGGCCGTGCATTCGGACTGGCAACTACCTCATCGCTGATCGGCTCTGCTATCGGCATGGTGTTTGTGGCTCTGCTTTCTCCTATGATTGCCAAAGCCGCGCTGCAGTTTACTTCTTACGAGTACTTCCTTCTGGCGCTGTTCGGTATTCTTATTAGTGGTAGTCTGACCTCGCCGGAGCTGGCGATTAAAGGCTGGATTGCGGGTCTGTTTGGTATCTGGCTGTCGACAATCGGTCAGGACCATATGCAGATGTATCCGCGTTTCACTATGGGAATGCATGACCTTGATAACGGTATCGACGTGGTTCCGGTTCTGATTGGTGCCTTTGGTATTCCGCAGATTATGTCTGTACTGGAGTCCAAGATGAAGATGAAGTCGATGAACGCCAAGTCCATCGGCAAGCTGATACCTGATATGAAAACCATGTTTAAGAACTCCCGTCTGATTGGTGGTTCTGCGCTGACCGGTGTTGGTATCGGTGCGGTTCCGGGTATTGGTGAGGATATTGCAGCATGGGTTGCATACGGTATTGCAAGAAAGACCAGTAAGAAGCCTGAAACCTTTGGTAAGGGTGCGCCGGAAGGGGTTATTTCAACTTCGGTTGCCAACCAGGCTTGTGTGGGTGGTGCAATGATCCCGCTGCTTAGCCTTGGTATTCCGGGATCACCTCCGGCGGTAATGCTGCTGGGTGCGCTGATGCTGCATAACGTGGCTCCAGGCCCAATGCTGCTTAAGACTAACCCGACCTTTATCCCTGAAGTAACAGCCATTCTGTTTGCTGCGGCCATTGCGATGTGGGTGTGTGGTATGATTCTGTCCAAGCAGGTTGTCCACATTCTGCGTATCCCGCAGACACTGTTTATGCCTCTGATTGCTGTGCTGTGTGTTATCGGTTCATTTGCATTGGGTATGCGTGTCTTTAACCTGTACCTGATGGGCGTTATCGGCATTATTTCCTACTTCTTTATGAAGCTGCATGTTCCGATTGCTCCGCTGGTTATCGGTGTGATCCTTGGTCCTATGGCTGATACGGCGCTTCGTACCGGTCTTAAAACAACTGGCGGCAGTCTGATGCCAATGATTGAACGACCAATCTCACTGATTCTGGTTTGCATCATCACTATGATTATTTGTAGCCAGATCCCGGCGGTAAACAAAGCGATTCGCAATCTGTTTGCCAGTGTTAAGAACCGGCTGGCAACCACTTCGTCTTAA
- a CDS encoding tripartite tricarboxylate transporter substrate binding protein — MKRRTLLAGAAIAAVTMMSNVSFASERYPSRNITDVVTWSAGGGTDVINRVATASMAKYLGTNINVINKPGGVSGSVGLLEGFGAKADGYTFVGLSESNVTAAVMGGWDNRMDVFDYFIVASSPDVISVSRNSEIDTIEELVEYVKANPNKLRVGAGSAGSLHHINYLAFAKGIGGEMNFIPYPGSSKSQNAALSGEVDVVITSVAEQNQLIQAGDFKALATLTEEPFTVGDVKIPSGLKAYPALTKHLPISQAIGFAMKKETPRDIKMKVAKAFASAMQSDEITNYARENHYKVVGEFGKKANQRMARLESLFSWTLWELEAAKVNPESLGIPRPE, encoded by the coding sequence ATGAAAAGAAGAACATTACTTGCCGGTGCTGCTATTGCTGCAGTAACAATGATGTCAAACGTATCTTTTGCATCGGAGCGCTACCCAAGCCGTAACATCACTGACGTGGTGACCTGGTCTGCAGGCGGCGGTACTGATGTGATTAACCGCGTTGCGACAGCATCTATGGCTAAGTATTTGGGAACTAATATTAACGTCATTAATAAACCAGGTGGTGTCTCTGGTTCGGTTGGTCTGTTAGAAGGTTTCGGAGCTAAGGCGGATGGCTACACATTTGTTGGTCTGTCTGAGTCTAACGTAACGGCAGCGGTTATGGGCGGTTGGGATAACCGTATGGATGTATTCGACTACTTTATTGTGGCAAGTTCTCCGGATGTGATTTCAGTTTCAAGAAACTCTGAAATCGACACAATTGAAGAGCTGGTTGAATATGTAAAAGCAAATCCAAATAAACTAAGAGTGGGTGCAGGCTCTGCGGGCTCTCTTCACCATATCAACTACCTTGCGTTTGCAAAAGGTATTGGCGGTGAGATGAACTTTATTCCTTACCCAGGTTCTTCTAAGAGCCAGAACGCAGCACTAAGTGGTGAAGTAGATGTGGTTATCACTTCTGTTGCAGAGCAAAACCAGCTTATTCAGGCTGGTGACTTTAAGGCACTGGCAACACTTACTGAAGAACCTTTTACTGTTGGTGACGTTAAGATCCCGTCTGGTCTGAAGGCATATCCTGCGCTAACTAAGCATCTGCCTATCTCTCAGGCTATCGGTTTTGCAATGAAGAAAGAAACCCCTCGTGATATCAAGATGAAAGTTGCGAAAGCCTTCGCCAGTGCGATGCAGAGCGATGAGATCACAAACTATGCGCGTGAAAATCACTACAAGGTAGTGGGTGAGTTTGGTAAGAAAGCAAACCAGCGTATGGCACGTCTTGAGTCTCTGTTCAGTTGGACACTTTGGGAACTGGAAGCGGCTAAGGTTAACCCTGAGTCACTGGGTATTCCTCGCCCTGAGTAA